From Scomber japonicus isolate fScoJap1 chromosome 22, fScoJap1.pri, whole genome shotgun sequence, one genomic window encodes:
- the coro1b gene encoding coronin-1B, translating into MSFRRGVVRQSKFRHVFAQAWKAEHCIDDVRVSRVTWDTQLCAVNPKFIAVIVEAGGGGSFLVVPINKSGRIDQSCPTVCGHAAPVLDIQWSPHDDNIIASASEDCTVKVWQIPDGGLTSPMTEAIVTLEGHSKRVGILAWHPTAFNILLTAGCDNVVCVWNVGTGELVYQLGDAHPDLIYSVSWNKDGSAVCTVCKDKALRVIDPRRGTVLKVKEKVHDGTRPMRAVFLSDGKILTTGFSRMSERQMALWDTKDLSEPMAVQEMDTSNGVLLPFYDPDTNMVYLCGKGDCTIRYFEVTDESPYVHFLSLYSSKEPQRGAGFLSKRGVDVNKCEIARFYKLHERKVEPISMTVPRKSDLFQGDLYPDTAGSEPALLADEWIAGQDAPPLLVSLSGGYSAPPSKHRDTLRGKPKLVSQDSGSGAVATSAANAAAPASTSAKETEEDVPQPRVATRETDGNTDRTKREDDVLNEILAEMKALRAVVLAQSQRIELLERQLARIEDGDV; encoded by the exons ATGTCTTTCCGGCGTGGTGTAGTTAGGCAGAGCAAGTTCCGCCACGTCTTCGCCCAGGCGTGGAAAGCCGAGCACTGCATCGACGACGTCCGAGTGTCCCGGGTGACGTGGGATACTCAGCTCTGTGCCGTCAACCCCAAATTCATCGCTGTCATCGTTGAAGCTGGCGGAGGAGGGAGCTTCCTCGTCGTTCCGATCAACAAG AGCGGCAGGATCGATCAGTCCTGTCCCACAGTGTGCGGCCATGCAGCGCCGGTGCTCGACATCCAGTGGTCTCCTCATGATGACAACATCATCGCAAGTGCCTCAGAAGACTGCACAGTAAAG GTGTGGCAGATCCCAGATGGGGGCTTAACAAGTCCCATGACCGAGGCCATTGTGACCCTGGAGGGACACAGTAAAAGAGTGGGCATCCTGGCTTGGCACCCAACTGCCTTCAACATCCTCCTAACTGCAG GCTGTGATAACGTGGTTTGTGTGTGGAACGTGGGCACGGGGGAGCTTGTGTACCAGCTGGGTGATGCTCACCCAGACCTGATCTACAGCGTCAGCTGGAATAAGGATGGAAGTGCCGTGTGTACAGTCTGCAAGGACAAAGCCCTGCGCGTCATTGACCCACGAAGAGGCACTGTGCTCAAG GTGAAGGAGAAGGTCCATGATGGCACCAGACCAATGAGAGCAGTGTTCCTCTCAGATGGGAAGATCCTGACCACAGGATTCAGCCGTATGAGTGAGAGACAGATGGCCCTGTGGGATACA aaaGATCTCTCTGAGCCAATGGCTGTACAGGAGATGGATACAAGTAATGGGGTTCTTCTACCCTTTTATGACCCTGACACAAACATGGTGTACCTGTGTGGAAAG GGGGATTGCACCATCCGGTACTTTGAGGTGACAGATGAATCCCCATATGTTCACTTCCTCAGCTTATACAGCAGCAAGGAGCCTCAGAGAGGTGCAGGCTTCCTGAGTAAACGAGGTGTGGATGTCAACAAGTGCGAAATCGCCAG ATTCTACAAACTGCATGAAAGGAAGGTTGAACCCATTTCTATGACTGTACCACGAAAG TCAGATCTGTTCCAGGGAGACCTTTACCCCGACACTGCTGGCTCGGAGCCCGCTCTCCTGGCTGATGAGTGGATCGCTGGACAGGATGCACCACCCCTGTTGGTCTCCCTGAGTGGCGGGTACTCGGCTCCTCCATCTAAGCACAGAGACACCCTCAGGGGTAAGCCCAAGCTTGTCTCGCAGGACTCTGGGTCCGGGGCAGTAGCAACTTCAGCAGCCAATGCAGCAGCCCCAGCGTCTACATCTGCCAAGGAGACAGAAGAAGATGTGCCACAGCCACGAGTAGCCacgagagagacagatggaaatACTGACAGAACGAAGAGAGAA GACGACGTGTTGAACGAGATATTGGCAGAAATGAAGGCCCTGCGTGCCGTCGTTCTCGCTCAGAGCCAGAGAATCGAGTTGCTGGAGAGGCAGCTGGCTCGGATCGAGGATGGAGACGTATGA
- the si:ch211-119e14.1 gene encoding acidic leucine-rich nuclear phosphoprotein 32 family member B: protein MSDNIDYHTSTKTVLLLLSLLVVLIALLIFFYKKLNKENNGDYTIRHIVTKEGGLRDQVRGAATFLGTRLGVQRSPSYNSEQDEEEMQDEEQHSSQHSSQRNDSDDDEQDEEDDEEQPGERKRKGGSTSDDDSSHIGSDLEEEISLMGQSEATGGDEDGKGEASAGGGLLINLSQLSGSAIWSDDKGDEVKVCDVTAL, encoded by the coding sequence ATGTCTGACAATATCGACTATCATACATCCACAAAGACTGTGTtgcttcttctttcccttctggTAGTCTTAATTGCATTGCTCATCTTCTTTTACAAGAAGTTGAACAAGGAGAACAATGGAGACTATACCATCCGTCACATTgtgacaaaggaaggagggctCAGGGACCAGGTGAGAGGTGCAGCTACTTTCCTGGGGACACGCCTCGGGGTCCAGCGGAGTCCTAGCTACAATTCAGAACAGGATGAAGAGGAAATGCAAGATGAGGAGCAACACAGTAGCCAGCACAGTAGCCAGAGGAATGACAGCGATGATGACGAGCaagatgaggaagatgatgaggagCAACCTGGTGAGAGAAAGCGAAAAGGAGGTAGCACCTCAGATGACGACTCAAGTCATATTGGTTCAGATCTGGAGGAGGAAATCAGTCTAATGGGTCAGTCAGAAGCCACgggaggagatgaagatggTAAAGGGGAAGCAAGCGCAGGAGGTGGGTTGCTGATAAACCTTAGTCAGTTGTCAGGAAGTGCCATCTGGTCTGATGACAAGGGAGACGAAGTCAAGGTCTGTGATGTGACTGCATTGTGA